The sequence CTGCCGGTGAATATTGACCGACAAATCCTGAAGAATTTTTCTTTCATCGTCAGTCATATCTCTAACCGGGGATCCCATGTCCTTATATTCAACACTTTTGACCACCACCGGGACCAATCCGATTTTACGAAACAGCTGCTGAAAATTGGTAAAACCCATAATGACACCGATACTGCCGGTTATGGTGCCCGGGTTGGCAACGATTCCGTCCGCTCCCGCGGCAATATAATATCCTCCTGAAGCGGCCACCGCACCCATTGAAGCAACCACTTTTTTTAATTTAACGGTTTTTCTGATCTCTCTGAAAATCTCCTGCGAAGGACCTACACCTCCACCTGGAGAATCTATCCGGAGTACAATTGCTCTGATTGATTTATCTTCACGGAAACGTTTAAGGTGATGAATGACATCCTTGGAATCGGAAATCACCCCTTTTATTTCGATAATACCGACTTTTTCACCCCCTGTCTTAAGATCATCATAACCGGAGTTTCTGGTGCCAACCACAACCAAAATGGAGATGACCACAACTGCGATGGCAGCTGCAGATATGGATGAAAAAACCAAAATGAAAAAAAGGTAGGGGTGTCTGCGGGAAAACATGATTTAATATTTTTATTTAAGTAAACATTGGGGAATGGCCTAATTTTGTATCAAATACAATCGTTCCCGGCTGCGGGTTGCGTGTTACCAGTTGCGGGTCCTTTATACCCCGCACCTGGTAACACGTAACCCGAAACATTGGTGTGAGAGCAAAACGGTTAAACCTTAAAGAGGTCATTGTTGGCTAAATATAAATGTCACATTGCAGGATCACTCATCATTTAGCTTTTCCTGGAGATTCTCACGAAGGATTTCTCCAAAAGATGAAGTGGCGGGTCTCATTGTATTTACATATTCACTCAAAAGATTCTGTTCATCTTCAATCTCAAGCCGTTTGATTGATAGACCAATCCGTCTTTCCTCGGTATTGATGTTCATCACTTTGGCTGTAATCACATCGCCGATGTTATATTTGCCCACCGGGGTCTTGATTTTTTCCTTGCTGATTTCAGACACATGAACAAGCCCCTCTATGCCCTCTTCCAACTCTACGAACACCCCGAAATCAGTAAGATTTGTGACCGTACCGGTAATCTCTTTCCCGACTTCATAGCGCTGTGGGACAGTCTGCCACGGATCCGGCTGCAAATGTTTAATGCCGAGAGAGAACCTTTTGTTTTCCTTTTCAATATCCAGAACAATGGCCTGAATCACTTCCCCTTTTTTATATATTTCAGACGGATGTTTGATCCTTTTGGTCCATGAAATATCTGAAATGTGGACAAGGCCGTCAATCCCCTCATCTATGCCGATAAAAAGACCGAAATCAGTAATGTTTTTAATTTTACCTTCAATAGTGGTTCCAACGGGGTATTTTTCACTGATTACATCCCACGGATTGGGAACAACCTGCTTCATACCCAAAGATATACGCCTGTTTTCAGGTTTGATATCGAGTACCACCGCTTCAACTTCATCACCCACGGAAACAATCTTGGATGGATGGCGTATTTTTCGAGTCCATGACATTTCCGAAACATGAATCAACCCCTCGATACCCTCTTCCAGTTCAATAAAAGCCCCATAATCGGTCAGGCTGACAACTTTACCGGTTAAGCGCTCTCCCAAAGGATACTTTTCAACCGCCACTGACCAGGGATCCTCGGTGAGTTGTTTCATTCCAAGTGAAACCCTTTCCTTTTCGATATCCAGGTTAAGAATTTTGACGGTGATCTCATCACCAATGGAA is a genomic window of Thermodesulfobacteriota bacterium containing:
- the sppA gene encoding signal peptide peptidase SppA translates to MFSRRHPYLFFILVFSSISAAAIAVVVISILVVVGTRNSGYDDLKTGGEKVGIIEIKGVISDSKDVIHHLKRFREDKSIRAIVLRIDSPGGGVGPSQEIFREIRKTVKLKKVVASMGAVAASGGYYIAAGADGIVANPGTITGSIGVIMGFTNFQQLFRKIGLVPVVVKSVEYKDMGSPVRDMTDDERKILQDLSVNIHRQFIEAISKGRKMELSKVESIADGRIFSGEQAKAMHLVDRLGNLEDAVEWAGRMAGIKGKVSYVYAPEKKTSLVKYLIESSAKEIADRCVNTELYAGYLYRP
- a CDS encoding 30S ribosomal protein S1; amino-acid sequence: MNDLGKNEENKQLNQDDEQENSDVSQPDDEVMPEAIVKLGAGDNQKGEELKGDAPEDEPSADDVSEPDESMESMMDLYEESFKRFTEGEVVTGKIISIDNEYVLVDIGYKSEGQIRIAEFKDEEGNINVQVGDSTEVMVEWWDEEEERVVLSKEKAENIKVWEDIKKLYDEEGTVEGVILNRVRGGFSVDIGVQAFLPGSQADLRPVRNLDELVGNKYTFKILKYNRKRSNIVLSRRAILEHQRESRRVETLSSIHEGKVVKGVVKNITEYGVFIDLGGIDGLLHITDISWGRVKHPSELFSIGDEITVKILNLDIEKERVSLGMKQLTEDPWSVAVEKYPLGERLTGKVVSLTDYGAFIELEEGIEGLIHVSEMSWTRKIRHPSKIVSVGDEVEAVVLDIKPENRRISLGMKQVVPNPWDVISEKYPVGTTIEGKIKNITDFGLFIGIDEGIDGLVHISDISWTKRIKHPSEIYKKGEVIQAIVLDIEKENKRFSLGIKHLQPDPWQTVPQRYEVGKEITGTVTNLTDFGVFVELEEGIEGLVHVSEISKEKIKTPVGKYNIGDVITAKVMNINTEERRIGLSIKRLEIEDEQNLLSEYVNTMRPATSSFGEILRENLQEKLNDE